The window tcaaacaccagagcttgaatctggtgctcttaaccattCGGCCATGACATCCCACTATCTCTATTAATTTCTTCTTACAGTTGTTCTTTTTTCTCATTAGGTCAGTATTTGTATGCCACCTCTAAAATCTCTTCGGAATGTTGTGGAAAGAATGAAGAATCTTGGAAGTTATCTGGTAATTATAACTCCTTAATCCTAAATACTTTATTTGTTAATCAGTCAAAGTTTTTAGACAAGCATCTACTGACATAAAATGGTTTTATATATAATAAgtctgcggtaacaccatgtgggtatatctactttgctgggtaaatttgtgcttTTAGAACTTgatttgctattttttttactgGCACAGACTAGATTTAAGAATTTGGGAGATTACTTAGTTATGAAAAGAAATTAGTTGAAGTCGAGATATAAATTGTATGTATAATTTTTCTTTCTGAACATTTCATAATTTTATATGTAATCTACAGTCAAATGACCACATATaaattgtttgtataatttttcTTTCTGAGTATTTCATAATTTTATATGTAATCTACAGTCAAATGACCACAATTACATACATTTTAACTGTCCAATTGTTGAAACTTTATGAACAAACCAATGGTTGAACTCCTCTGATTTAAATTAGCATGctaattaatattcataacCCACAGGAACTTTCAGCCAATCAGAATGGTGAGATGAGACTCCGAGTGGAGAGTGATCAGGTGACAATATCTACACATTTCAAAGAACTAGAAATCCCAGAATGGAGTAAGTTTTATTTTCAAGTTTCCAATGTCTTGTTCCCTGAGCAACATACGAAAAAGCAACTTTGTTCAGATGTTGACCTTACTGATAAGCAGAGTCAGCCTATTTTATGTTTTGCCATTTGTCTATCCATCTATCTGTTCGGCCGTGTGTAAATGTTATAATTTCTTACTTACCTATTGGTTTGCCTTCCTAGTCAGCCCTCACCCATCCTGACCTCCTCCCCCTGTCACATCCATTTCAAACCAAGTGGTCAACTGCatacttgttaaaggcagtggacactattggtaattgttaaagactagccttcacagttggtgtatctcaatataagcatacaatagcaaacctgtgaaaatttgagctcagttgtgagataataatgaaagaaaaaacacccctgtcacaagacgttgtgtgcgtttagatggttgatttcgagacctcaagttctaaatctgaggtctcgaaatcaaattcatgaaaaattactttctcacaatgttttataccatcaacctctccccattactcgtcaccaagaaaggttttatgctaataattgttttgagtaattaccaatagtgtccattgcctttaatgtccttaaccatggaggtagcctcAACCCTAACATCAGTTGataaaataattgatttttcTATGAGTCATTGTTTTTCTATGGTTGAGGAGAGCAGACTAGGAAAGAATGACCGAAAGGGAAAATTGGAAGTTTATACATTGTCAaggcatggaggaagaacagTGTGACATGGTCAAAGAGGGTGGCCAGAGGTCATTCAAATCATAGAGGAAGGACAATAAACACATAAATTTTATCAAGTCCCAGACAGCCACTCTGGACACTGGTGTTCTGGGTGGGCATTGTTATGGGATGGGCTGTGTGTGAAACGGTGAAATGGAGGGCCCTTCAAAATACAAGCTTATATTAACTCATGGAGcaagtttattgctccatgattagCTTCACTGTTTTCCAGACTAGTTTTGTCCCTCCCAATTCTACTGTGAAAGAGCCTTCCACTTGCTTCATTGTACTTTCGTTATGGAACAACTTACCTCTACAGATTCGCAAAACTGACCCTCTTCAGTTTTGCAAGGGACTTGTAAAGATTTGCTTGAACTGAAGACTTGCTTGAATCTGTATTTATTTCATGCCATTGTTTTATGCGTCGAGGCTCCGACATTTTGCGCTATACaagtgtattttattattattaatttattgtgCTACACTAATCCAATCGTCCACCAAAAGACCTGTCTCCTTCTGCTACATACTATATCCAGTGCACATTTATTTTACAGTTAATGAAGGGTCCGAGACCCAGAACCAGGGGCGGGGACCAGACCAAATGGTCGGAGCTAAGGTGGACATTCGAAGATTCTTACAATTTCTTGCTGGGCAGCAGCTTAACCCTCCAAAGATTATATGCAGTAAGAAATATTCACTTTTCTTTTAGATTTGTATTCAATTTGAAAGGTCTGTTTATAGTTTATATGACATGATGATAAAAACTAGTGTATATTTGGAAACGGTATGGATAATTCCGAGCAATAATATATCATTTTGCTCAAACATAACAGCTATCGAAATTCATAAATTTTCAAAGATACATTTTACCATCAGCATTGCTCTATTACCTGCCACAACCAAAAGATCCTAAAAGGaactttcaaaaatgttttctcTTTTCAACAGCTGTATAGCATTTTTACTAAGTTATTTTTGTGGTCCCCAATTTGTGGACTGGAGTGTTTTCCAATCTATGACACTATCTTTAAGTTGACCCCTTTTTTAAAGTTGCCTTTGGACACCCATGTATAATCATTGTATTTATTAAGGACTGACACAGTTTGTGTGGGTAAGTTTTGAGTCCAAATGTTTGAGTACACTTTTCTTATCATGGGTAGCTTGAAATGGGccttctttgttaaaaaaaaaataaaatgaatttaCCATTTGAGTTATTGTGTGTACtattatgggtttttttctatTCATCTTTCAAATCTGAtgtttgtattgtacttttaaaaataaatacttctaATCATAACTTCAATGTTTTTCTTCCTAGATATTGTCAACAATAGACTCATTCATTTCTTCCTTCTACAAGAAGACATCTCATTGCAGTATTCAATGCCCATCATCCAATAGTGAGTATCACAAGACATCCAACTGAATGTAGGACTAACTTCAAGATAAAGTTCTCTTCACATCTCTTTGAGTCTTGCACCCCAGATCAGAACAGTTCAAACTAAAGGACTAAAGTATAGCACTTATGGCTAGGACTTTTGATCTGATCCCCGCAAGGTTTGGGGTCTTGCACCTCATATCAAAACGGTGAAAACTTAAAGGACCAAAGTAGCACAGATCAGAATAGTTGAAAGACTAAAAGTAGCActtttgatttgtgacttttgaTCCCTGCAAGGTTATTAGGTCTTGCACCCCAGATCAGAACAGTTGAAAGACCATAGTTAGAGGAATCATTGTCGACCTTCTTGTATTGTAATATCTGTGGAGTAATGACCATAGTGACAGAAGTTGAACGTCTTAGTCAACAGAAAGCAGAGAAAATGAAAATCTTGAGGCACATTTTGTCTTTGTCAGGCTCGTGGTAGTATGTTGAATATGGTTTTGAACCTTGGCCAATTTATTTGTGCAGCTTGAATTGTCAACCTCATGTAGAGTTTAATGTGGGTTTGCATCTCGGCAGGCTCGTGATAGCATGTTGAATATGGTTTCGAACCTTGGCTAACTTATTTATATAGCTTGAATTGTCAACCTCATGTAAAGTTTAATGTGGGTTTTAATCTCGGCAGGCTCGTGATAGTATGTTGAATATATGGGTTCGAACCTTGGTCAATTTATTTATACAGCTTGAATTGTCAACCTCATGTAGAGTTTAATGTGTGTTTGAATCTCGGCCAACACATTTATTTGTACAGCTTGAAATTCAGCCTAAATATGGAGAGTTGAATGTGTATTTGAACCCACCATGTGTAACTGTTTAAatttgtcaacagagggggtAGTTTGaaattctgttttatttttatgtttgttacAATAAACCACTTTCAATTGATTACACATGTCTTTTCTCAAGTTATTTTATATGACACtttttatgtaaaaaagaaatttgttgaAAGGAAAACTTGGCTAcatcttttgttttgagtttcccctaaacaaaaaaaggattAAAAATAATATGCTCTCTCAAAcggaaaaaatataaatttgcaTTGTACATACTTCTCTAAGATGTATTTTGCAAAATAACGTATCCAGATGGTGCCTACTAATTTTAATACACTGACTTTGAATTACAAATTAAGAAATTACATAAATTTGTTAATACCGTTCctttgacattttattttgacaGTTTTACTTGCCTTAACAACTTTATCGAAggagttttaatgttttttcagaAAAACACATGATTTTGGTCGAAATTTAGTAAAATTAGTAAGATAGATATAGAAATATAACACTTACAAATTCTACAATATTCAAAGATTTCTTTCATAACCACCAGTATCCACGCAGAAAACAAACACCCACTCAATTGAATCCTATTCTcttgaaaaagaaacaaacacagaTGACATTTTAAATGATATATGCTAAAGGTTCTCGTGTCATTAGAATGTACGAGAGTTACCCTGAGTTACCTAGAGTGACTAGTGGGTAAAGAGTGGCTTTGGGCCCCTCCGGGATCGCTGACTGACCGCTAGGCATATAGGCTCATCGATGAAAGCCACAAATATCAAAAGTTAAATTGACTCCATGCAATAATCACCGGACTGTCGATAGATGGGCTGTGGTTTGCGTACGGTGTTATTTGTGAATACTTGTGATTATTATTACAAGTTTGGGACTAATATCTTTAAGGCCTACCCGTGGATGTGCATTTGAATTTCACAtcgggaaaaaataaccctaccccaacttttttttgtatttttgtaaagcaTGCTTTTTAGATCCTTCTTGAATTTTCAGGGTTTGATTTTTAATTACATGTAGTTGCCTTACTTCGTTATTATTAATTGTAAAGATTTTGCCCGTTATTGGAGCACCTGCGATCGctgatgtgaggcaaatgatgTCAGAACTTTTGCTGAATGTTCCCAAAACAGTCGAAAGTTGTGGGGAGTGGGTGGTGGtcttacaaaaataatgtttctcTCGAACGTACCGTGAAGATGTTAAACGATCTTAAGACGACACGGTAACACCATCGGTAATACCATCGCGATGCATCGGTGTCAAAAAGAATGTTAGAACTTGACGTTCGAAAGTTGACAAAAATGaattttgttgtgggtgtatGTGTTTGTTTGGAAGTTGTTTTAGGTGTTCAACTTATTTGCATTAATATAGGCTATGCCTATTtgttcaaataatattgttcaaCATCAACATACCTCCTTGTTTGTATACCCTTTTATggggatttttttcttatttttttcaaaaaaatgtcaatattcATTGCACGGTTTGTTGTGGGtgggtgtgtttgtttgtttgtaagttTTGAAGTTGTTTTAGGTTTCCAACCATGTTGTGCACAATAGacatatttgtttaaatatttgtcaacatcaaatactttgtttttaccttttgtGGGGTTTTGTTCCGTCTGCGTTGTAAAGCAGAGTGTGCAGTTGTTAAAAATCTCTCTTCTATAAGttatttaaatgttgtttactTCAACTAGATGATACGGGTCCAAATTCAATGTTTGTAAATATAAGTTATTTATAGTcatttataacaattattttacaaaaaagcGGGTTTTCTTACTTTAATTATCTAAAGACCGACAAGTGTTCGGTTTCCTCATCTATAAAGGCCCTTTCTATCCATTCAGATCAGATGAAATTGTCGCCAAATAATTTGTGATTTGATGAAAGGGTTGCTTGTCAAATACGATGGCTCTTTGTCCACCTAGGTATTAAAGGATCTGTtcggaaattactcaaaattgttattagcatataaacttatttggtaatgagcaatggagagttgttgatagaataaaacattgtgagaaacggctccctctgatatcacagtttgagaaagaggtaatttctcactcaaataatactCGACTTCAGCTGCTGGAGCCTttgtatgcatctgaaagcacacaaagtaatgcaacaagggtgttttttgttctttcctttcattaatctcttgcaacttcgatgaccaatcgagcccaattttcacaggtttgttattttatgcatattatgttgggatacaccatagGTGagaagtggtctttgacaattataccaaaggtgtccggtatCTTTAAAGTACCTTTATCTCATTCAGCCCACTCATCCCAGTCAAAAATACCAGAGGTGATGAGATTCTTTTCAAATGTCAATTGGGCTCAACGTGGCATCCGATGGGATTACGTTTGTTCATCTGATGAGAACGATGTTTTTTTCCTTACTTTCTCCTCTATCCTTATaaacagtggacaatattgagATAGATTCAAAACAATTTAGTCAACAACGTCCAAATAAttctgggtttttgttttttgttgaagaCTTGTCCGAGgtat of the Asterias rubens chromosome 3, eAstRub1.3, whole genome shotgun sequence genome contains:
- the LOC117288520 gene encoding checkpoint protein HUS1-like isoform X3: MTQLCVLRLTADHMYFILNDKVAKGGIWCELAASNFFDEYRMEGLSEESNEIYLEVTPEDIVRAMKTAQNAKAVKLKLTKKFSPCLTFDIELPSRTGHSRNVVHDVPVNVIPKSLWSEYTEPKVPDFDVSICMPPLKSLRNVVERMKNLGSYLELSANQNGEMRLRVESDQVTISTHFKELEIPEWINEGSETQNQGRGPDQMVGAKVDIRRFLQFLAGQQLNPPKIICNIVNNRLIHFFLLQEDISLQYSMPIIQ